The following is a genomic window from Marinobacter bohaiensis.
TGGATGGCGGCTGGCCCGAGGGCTTTACGCCGCCTTAAACCACCCGTGTCAACTTGAGCATGGCCAGGAATTCCAGCGCCGGTAGCCCGCGCCGGTGGCAGCAGTAGGTCTTGAAGCGTTCGCCACGAAAGCGGGACTTGGTGAATTCCAACCCCTTGAAGTTGTATAGGAAATTGCCCCGGTCGTAGAGCCCGTGCAGGATGCGCTTGAGCAGTCGGGCCTCCTGGGGTTCGGTGGTCTGGTCCAGCGACAGGGGAATCAGCCCCAGATCCAGATAGGGCACGCCCTCCGCCTGGAAAACCGACATGGCGTGAGCCATCAGGGTGTAGAAAATGCCCTGCCGGAAATCGGCGTTGGCCCGCGAGATGTTGGGCACGTAGCTGATGATGTCGTTATTGCGATAAATCGGATCGAAGTAAATGAACCCCACCGCCTGACCGTTCTGGTAGGCGTAGAAATGCCGCTCGTTCTCGCGATAGGTCATGTCCATGGGGCGGATCAGGAAGCGAATCTCATTGCTTTTGACCTTGCGGGTGCGAATCCAGGCTTCGGAGATCTGCCGCGTGTGGTCGTCGCTGAAGCGTTCACGGACGGTGATGCCGCTGCGCGCGGCCTGGTTCACCGCCGTGCGGATGATCTGCTTCTTCTTGCCGGACAGGGACCAGCCCCCCAAATCAATGCGCGACTCGCTGCCGAACTGGGTGCCGTACAGCCCGAAACGCTGGTGCAGGACATCCACCACCGGGCGGGAAACCTGGATGTAACAGGCATCCGGGTGGCGGTTGTGGAAACGCTCCAGCATCACCGGGAAGTCCTCCGGGGCGCAAACCGGGTCGGACAGCACGAAGGTCAGGCCCCACTTGCGCATGTAGGCGATGTAACCG
Proteins encoded in this region:
- a CDS encoding DUF2156 domain-containing protein — its product is MTDQTLALDRLGAGEAGQLTFAQRVDYLKRFGVHSQSFSTLQPNMDYFDVPGVGYIAYMRKWGLTFVLSDPVCAPEDFPVMLERFHNRHPDACYIQVSRPVVDVLHQRFGLYGTQFGSESRIDLGGWSLSGKKKQIIRTAVNQAARSGITVRERFSDDHTRQISEAWIRTRKVKSNEIRFLIRPMDMTYRENERHFYAYQNGQAVGFIYFDPIYRNNDIISYVPNISRANADFRQGIFYTLMAHAMSVFQAEGVPYLDLGLIPLSLDQTTEPQEARLLKRILHGLYDRGNFLYNFKGLEFTKSRFRGERFKTYCCHRRGLPALEFLAMLKLTRVV